The following coding sequences are from one Candidatus Nitrohelix vancouverensis window:
- a CDS encoding CcmD family protein, translated as MNSLGYLFAANVCVWGGIFFYVLTLSKRQSALRKDLALLQEDSRKDGS; from the coding sequence ATGAATTCGCTTGGATATTTATTTGCGGCTAATGTTTGCGTTTGGGGCGGAATATTTTTTTATGTTCTGACATTGAGCAAACGCCAGAGCGCTCTCCGTAAAGACCTGGCTCTTTTACAGGAAGACAGCAGGAAGGATGGATCATGA
- a CDS encoding ABC transporter permease, producing MQTYFRQISAIVWKDFATELKTRELFSSMFVFAVLVIVIFIFTVDLSITNSSEVGPGVLWVAFFFAGTIGLNRSFMMEKENGCMQGLLLTPADRTAIYFGKMISNLAFLTIMEAFILPIFMIFFNIDLAPHFFPLILVIFLGSLGFCAIGTLLASLASNLKTRDIMLPILLYPLMVPIAIGSVRMTSKVLSGEPLADMMNWVGLTLCFDIIFIGAAVMTIDHVLEE from the coding sequence ATGCAAACGTATTTCAGGCAGATTTCCGCCATTGTGTGGAAGGATTTTGCGACGGAGTTGAAAACGCGCGAGCTTTTCAGTTCCATGTTCGTGTTCGCGGTGCTGGTGATCGTTATTTTCATATTCACCGTAGACCTGAGCATCACGAATTCTTCCGAAGTGGGGCCGGGTGTTTTATGGGTGGCTTTCTTTTTTGCGGGAACCATCGGTTTGAACCGGTCTTTCATGATGGAAAAGGAAAATGGGTGCATGCAGGGACTGCTCCTGACTCCCGCCGATCGCACCGCTATTTATTTTGGAAAGATGATCAGCAACCTGGCGTTTTTGACGATCATGGAAGCGTTCATTCTTCCCATTTTCATGATTTTTTTTAACATCGATCTGGCGCCGCATTTCTTCCCGTTGATTTTAGTGATATTCTTGGGGTCATTGGGATTTTGCGCGATCGGAACGCTGTTGGCGTCTCTCGCCAGCAATTTGAAAACGCGCGATATCATGTTGCCCATCCTGTTGTACCCGCTCATGGTTCCCATCGCTATCGGGTCCGTTCGCATGACGAGTAAGGTGTTGAGCGGCGAACCGCTGGCGGACATGATGAACTGGGTCGGGCTGACCTTGTGTTTTGATATCATTTTCATTGGCGCGGCGGTGATGACGATTGATCACGTATTGGAGGAGTAG
- a CDS encoding ABC transporter ATP-binding protein: MTDTPPHNQSDLAIEASHLYKSFGYIRALTDLSFELKCGEFLTIFGANGAGKTTLLNILSGKTRPTSGAARVAGYDVSASNPGMRKSIGVISHATSLYPDLSPLENLLFYAKMYGLDRPQERAESAVDQAGLGKRRHDRVRTFSRGMLQKLTIARATLHDPPVLFLDEPFTGLDPLASKSLKSYLRSLHTERRTILMTTHDISCGLEMGDRIAVQMDGRFVLMEAVENINAREFEERYLSLIGG, translated from the coding sequence ATGACCGATACCCCCCCACACAATCAATCCGACCTGGCCATTGAAGCGTCCCATCTATATAAAAGTTTCGGTTATATTCGCGCCTTAACTGATTTGAGTTTTGAGCTGAAATGCGGCGAATTCCTGACCATTTTTGGCGCGAACGGGGCGGGGAAAACCACCTTGCTCAATATCCTTTCAGGCAAGACGCGCCCCACATCAGGCGCCGCCCGTGTGGCGGGCTACGACGTTTCCGCATCCAATCCGGGGATGAGAAAATCCATCGGCGTTATTTCCCATGCGACCTCCCTGTACCCGGATCTGAGTCCGCTGGAGAACCTTTTATTTTATGCTAAGATGTATGGTTTGGATCGGCCTCAGGAGCGCGCTGAAAGCGCTGTCGATCAAGCGGGGCTGGGTAAACGGCGTCATGACCGCGTGCGCACCTTCTCGCGGGGGATGTTGCAAAAGCTGACGATCGCGCGCGCGACCTTGCACGATCCGCCCGTTCTGTTTCTGGACGAGCCGTTCACCGGACTCGACCCGCTGGCGTCGAAATCGCTCAAAAGCTATTTGCGTTCATTGCATACGGAGCGTCGTACGATCCTGATGACCACTCACGACATTTCCTGCGGTTTGGAAATGGGGGATCGCATAGCAGTTCAAATGGACGGTCGTTTTGTTTTGATGGAGGCCGTGGAGAATATCAATGCCCGGGAGTTTGAGGAACGCTATCTGTCTCTGATCGGCGGATGA
- a CDS encoding heme lyase CcmF/NrfE family subunit has product MNEIGEFALMIALATSLYGCVSYVMAARGNRIDLYLSAEKIPFILWACVAISSAALWKALLTDDFSLQYVWAYSSRDLDTFYKISSFWGGQKGSLLFWTLLLTTYSLVVHIQNRKRNAMVVPYAMVVLMSITTFFLLLLNFSTNPFEIIPVAPEDGRGLNPLLQNYWMVIHPPTLYLGYVGFTVPFAFAMAALITRNLDDSWIRLTRKWTLISWFFLCMGNLFGAQWAYLELGWGGYWAWDPVENAAFMPLLVATAYLHSVMIQERKDMMKVWNMSLVLLTFVMTIFGTFITRSGLIQSVHTFDEATLGFYFLGFLGVIIVICTALILTRLPLLRSNNELDSFLSRESSFLFNNLVLLGIGFATFWGTIFPIISEAVRGVKITVGPPFYNQVNVPIGMVLLALIGIGPIIAWRRASWSNLKKNFVKPLTVGLATAAILYPFLPLTNRSEMYSYLTFVLCAFVMTTILIEFFKGTRARMDLHHESVTESLGSLVWRSKSRYGGYIVHIGVVLIFAGIAGSQSYSENVEKRFKIGDSVELKGFTLTYERLGFIEENASKTRAIAQIGVYKNGERVWTGQPEKEFYKGQNQPVSEVDVRSTWREDVYLILADFAEDESATIKVYVNPMVRWIWFGGWVIAFGTMVSVWPDRLELRRRLERMKVQEAVFSPAQE; this is encoded by the coding sequence ATGAATGAAATTGGCGAATTTGCGTTAATGATCGCGCTGGCGACGTCGCTTTACGGCTGTGTGTCTTATGTGATGGCGGCGCGCGGCAACCGGATAGATCTTTATCTGAGCGCGGAGAAGATCCCTTTTATTTTATGGGCCTGCGTCGCAATCTCTTCGGCGGCATTATGGAAAGCCTTGTTGACGGACGACTTCAGTCTGCAATATGTGTGGGCTTACTCCAGTCGCGATCTGGATACTTTCTATAAAATCTCCTCCTTCTGGGGCGGTCAAAAAGGGTCGCTACTTTTCTGGACCTTGCTTCTGACGACTTATTCGCTGGTAGTTCACATCCAAAATAGAAAACGCAACGCCATGGTGGTGCCTTATGCCATGGTGGTTTTGATGAGCATCACGACCTTTTTTCTTTTGCTCCTCAATTTTTCGACGAATCCCTTTGAGATCATCCCGGTGGCGCCGGAAGACGGGCGCGGCTTGAATCCTCTACTGCAAAATTACTGGATGGTGATTCATCCCCCGACCTTGTATCTGGGTTATGTGGGTTTCACCGTTCCCTTCGCTTTTGCGATGGCGGCCTTGATCACCCGCAATCTGGATGACAGCTGGATTCGCCTCACGCGCAAATGGACCTTGATCTCCTGGTTCTTCCTGTGCATGGGCAATCTTTTTGGCGCGCAATGGGCCTATCTGGAGCTGGGTTGGGGCGGTTACTGGGCCTGGGATCCGGTAGAGAACGCGGCCTTCATGCCTTTGCTGGTGGCGACGGCGTATCTGCATTCGGTGATGATTCAGGAAAGAAAAGACATGATGAAGGTCTGGAACATGTCGCTGGTTCTGCTCACCTTTGTCATGACGATCTTCGGCACCTTCATCACCCGTAGCGGTTTGATCCAGTCGGTTCACACTTTCGACGAGGCGACTCTGGGTTTTTATTTTCTCGGGTTTCTCGGCGTCATCATTGTGATCTGTACGGCCTTGATTCTCACGCGCCTTCCGCTCTTGCGCAGTAATAACGAGCTGGATTCCTTCCTGTCGCGTGAGAGCAGTTTTCTATTCAATAATCTGGTATTGCTTGGAATTGGTTTTGCGACCTTCTGGGGAACCATTTTCCCGATCATTTCAGAAGCGGTGCGCGGCGTGAAGATCACGGTCGGTCCGCCTTTTTACAATCAGGTCAACGTTCCCATCGGCATGGTACTGCTGGCCTTGATCGGCATCGGACCGATCATCGCGTGGAGACGGGCGAGCTGGTCCAATCTGAAAAAGAATTTTGTGAAGCCCTTGACGGTGGGTCTGGCGACGGCCGCTATCTTGTATCCGTTTCTGCCGCTCACCAACCGTTCCGAGATGTACTCTTATCTGACTTTCGTGTTGTGCGCATTTGTTATGACCACCATCCTGATTGAGTTTTTCAAGGGAACGCGCGCTCGAATGGATTTACATCATGAATCGGTCACGGAGTCTTTGGGTTCGCTGGTTTGGAGAAGCAAGTCGCGTTACGGCGGTTACATTGTTCATATTGGCGTCGTTTTGATTTTCGCTGGAATCGCTGGATCGCAATCCTATAGCGAGAATGTTGAAAAGCGTTTTAAAATTGGCGACAGCGTCGAGTTGAAAGGTTTCACGCTGACTTACGAGCGTTTGGGATTTATCGAAGAGAACGCTTCAAAAACGCGCGCCATCGCTCAGATTGGCGTCTACAAGAACGGCGAGCGCGTGTGGACGGGGCAACCAGAAAAAGAATTCTACAAGGGACAGAACCAACCCGTTTCCGAAGTCGACGTACGTTCGACCTGGCGCGAGGACGTTTATCTGATCCTCGCGGATTTCGCTGAGGATGAATCGGCGACAATCAAGGTCTACGTGAACCCGATGGTTCGCTGGATCTGGTTCGGCGGCTGGGTGATCGCGTTTGGCACGATGGTTTCCGTCTGGCCGGATCGCTTGGAGTTACGCCGTCGTCTGGAGCGCATGAAAGTTCAAGAAGCCGTTTTTTCTCCGGCTCAGGAGTGA
- a CDS encoding cytochrome c maturation protein CcmE gives MNPKKTKFIVGSMLIVGAVAYLISAGISTTSQYFFTVDELMAQTVSYEGAGLKIKGNVVNGSINRDPDDYLKVRFAIEEKESNLQVVYKGITPDMFQDGGEVVVEGTLDKEGVFHANVLMTSCPSKYEAEKEAGKTHPGSLPLDNKKGLESEGSGSKPKTSV, from the coding sequence ATGAATCCTAAAAAGACAAAATTTATTGTGGGCAGTATGTTGATTGTGGGAGCGGTCGCTTACCTTATCAGCGCTGGCATCAGCACGACGTCTCAGTATTTCTTTACCGTAGACGAATTGATGGCTCAGACGGTTTCCTATGAAGGCGCCGGGCTTAAGATCAAGGGTAACGTTGTTAATGGCTCGATCAATAGAGACCCTGACGACTATTTGAAAGTTCGCTTTGCAATCGAAGAGAAAGAATCGAATTTGCAGGTGGTCTATAAGGGGATCACCCCCGATATGTTTCAAGACGGCGGCGAAGTGGTTGTTGAGGGAACTCTGGATAAAGAGGGGGTCTTTCACGCCAATGTATTGATGACAAGCTGTCCTTCCAAATACGAAGCGGAGAAGGAAGCCGGAAAAACTCACCCAGGCAGTTTGCCTTTAGATAATAAGAAGGGATTGGAATCGGAAGGTTCAGGTTCCAAACCTAAAACCTCTGTTTAG
- a CDS encoding division/cell wall cluster transcriptional repressor MraZ, whose amino-acid sequence MNGFLGTYEISLDDKGRFNVPVKFRNVLERENNPNLVMTHMDGYLIVFPQTEWTRNEARLKDLDSFEREDRNKKRKIFSRAVEIDIKSGKILVPLKQRNVAGLNKEVVLVGMSESFEIWSKDLWLENEGEED is encoded by the coding sequence ATGAACGGGTTCCTGGGGACATACGAAATAAGCCTCGACGACAAGGGTCGCTTCAACGTTCCGGTCAAATTCCGAAATGTTTTGGAGAGGGAGAACAATCCCAACCTCGTCATGACGCATATGGACGGCTACCTGATCGTGTTCCCGCAGACCGAATGGACTCGCAACGAGGCCCGTCTAAAAGACCTGGATTCCTTTGAGCGCGAAGATCGCAACAAGAAAAGAAAAATATTTTCGAGAGCCGTCGAGATCGACATCAAATCAGGAAAGATTCTGGTGCCTTTGAAGCAACGCAACGTCGCCGGGCTGAACAAAGAAGTCGTGCTGGTGGGAATGTCTGAATCGTTTGAAATCTGGTCAAAAGACCTTTGGTTGGAAAATGAAGGCGAGGAGGATTGA
- the rsmH gene encoding 16S rRNA (cytosine(1402)-N(4))-methyltransferase RsmH, whose protein sequence is MEQHHRPVLLKESTTFFNSVEEGWIVDATLGDGGHTQYLLEHSRPGVKVLGIDRDPSALERARKRLSQFGDRVAFAHGNYSELASLLPQAGIRKIQGLLMDLGVSSPQLDVAERGFSFRHDGPLDMRMNPQDPQTAADLLVSASDAELMTILKDYGEERNYKRIVREIRKAQSKKPIATTLQLAEILSSGAFASRHVKIHPATRTFQALRIAVNSELRHLKIALRDSLEFLNAAARVAVISFHSLEDRIVKNFFRDQEGACTCPPKLPVCVCGNKASLRVLTRRPIVPSPEEAKENPRSSSSKLRVAEKVDV, encoded by the coding sequence ATGGAGCAACATCACCGTCCGGTTTTATTAAAAGAATCGACGACATTTTTTAACTCCGTTGAGGAGGGTTGGATTGTGGATGCCACATTGGGGGATGGAGGCCACACGCAATACTTACTGGAACACTCCAGGCCGGGAGTGAAAGTTCTGGGCATTGATCGCGATCCCAGCGCTCTCGAACGCGCGCGCAAACGCTTGAGTCAATTCGGCGACCGCGTCGCCTTCGCGCATGGAAACTATAGCGAACTGGCTTCGCTCCTGCCTCAGGCGGGCATCCGCAAAATTCAAGGCCTGTTGATGGATCTGGGCGTTTCGTCTCCGCAGTTGGATGTGGCGGAACGCGGCTTCAGCTTTCGACACGACGGCCCCCTCGACATGAGAATGAATCCGCAAGACCCGCAAACGGCGGCGGACCTTCTGGTTTCGGCGAGCGACGCCGAACTGATGACTATTTTAAAAGACTATGGAGAAGAACGGAATTACAAACGAATTGTGCGGGAGATCCGCAAGGCGCAAAGCAAAAAGCCCATCGCAACAACCCTTCAATTAGCAGAAATCCTCTCTTCAGGGGCGTTCGCGTCCCGGCATGTCAAAATTCACCCCGCTACCCGCACCTTCCAGGCTTTGCGTATTGCAGTCAACAGCGAGCTGCGTCATTTGAAAATCGCATTGAGGGATTCGCTGGAATTCCTCAATGCGGCAGCCCGGGTTGCCGTGATCTCTTTTCACTCTCTTGAGGATCGCATTGTTAAGAATTTTTTTCGCGATCAGGAGGGCGCTTGCACCTGCCCTCCTAAATTACCGGTATGCGTGTGCGGAAACAAAGCGTCGCTTCGCGTGTTAACGCGTCGCCCCATTGTTCCCTCGCCTGAAGAGGCGAAAGAAAACCCCCGATCCTCCAGTTCCAAGCTGAGAGTCGCGGAAAAAGTGGATGTTTAA
- a CDS encoding cell division protein FtsL, translating to MFKKLGSVARRRFRLSSKELRIALAFSVLFGVGALAFVWSNVKMIQQSYNYQGQMIEQKRLLNINKRLKLERESLRSLSRVRTIAVNQLGFVEPDHSQTVTVFLK from the coding sequence ATGTTTAAAAAACTGGGAAGCGTCGCGCGGCGACGTTTTCGTCTGTCCTCCAAGGAATTGAGGATCGCCCTCGCCTTCTCCGTTTTGTTTGGCGTCGGGGCGCTGGCATTCGTCTGGTCGAATGTAAAAATGATTCAACAATCTTACAACTACCAGGGGCAAATGATCGAACAAAAGCGTCTGCTGAACATCAACAAACGCCTCAAGCTGGAGCGGGAGAGCCTGCGCTCCCTGTCTCGCGTTCGAACCATTGCCGTCAACCAGCTCGGCTTTGTCGAGCCGGATCATTCGCAAACCGTCACCGTATTTTTGAAATAA
- a CDS encoding penicillin-binding protein 2, which translates to MTRSKKKSPEKNEGQGFNFRLGLVTSIFILFAGALSARLFYLQIIQHEELVAQSEKQYQSAVKIYYGRGAIFDRNGTPLAANIEAESVYVSPVEIFNKKEAARHLSKTLNLSFDSVLKKISTDKQFAWIKRKCDLREIDALRALNLAGVGFIVEHKRYYPKRELAANVLGFVGLDNQGLSGVELYHHELLKGFTQLKVMEKDARGRPVSAFSSMINADRGSSDVVLTLDEVIQFTAEYHLKKQVEAYKAKSGIAVVMDPNSGEILALASAPQFNPNQYGSYKPAAWRNNIVGSSYEPGSIFKPIIAAAALDQGLARPQDIFFCENGSFKLGRTHIGEAANHKFGWLTLRDIISKSSNIGSIKIAQQVGEQTFYDYMKKFGFGEKSGIDLPGEAGGQLKEPERWSKLSLASISFGQEVGVTPIQMISALSSIANGGRLMQPHVAKAVMKNGQKVKTFPARPVKRVISERASKQMVDILKTVVKEGTGGNAAIDGYEVAGKTGTAQKYNQQTKSYSQDDYISSFIGFVPADAPRLAILVMIDEPRGSYWGGTVAAPVFKDIAEKALRYLNVPSTKETVFILDRA; encoded by the coding sequence ATGACTCGCTCTAAAAAGAAATCGCCAGAAAAAAATGAAGGCCAGGGATTCAATTTCCGCCTGGGACTGGTGACCTCGATCTTCATCCTGTTCGCGGGGGCTTTGAGCGCGCGTTTGTTTTATCTGCAGATCATCCAGCATGAAGAGCTGGTCGCCCAATCCGAAAAACAGTATCAAAGCGCCGTCAAAATCTACTATGGCAGAGGCGCCATTTTCGACCGCAACGGAACGCCGCTCGCGGCCAATATCGAAGCCGAGTCTGTCTATGTCTCTCCGGTTGAAATCTTCAACAAAAAGGAAGCGGCGCGTCATTTATCGAAAACGCTGAACCTGTCATTCGATTCGGTTCTGAAAAAAATATCCACCGACAAACAATTCGCGTGGATCAAACGCAAATGCGATCTACGTGAAATCGACGCCTTGCGGGCGCTCAATCTTGCCGGCGTCGGATTCATCGTCGAGCACAAACGCTATTATCCAAAGCGCGAGCTGGCCGCGAATGTGCTCGGCTTTGTCGGTCTGGACAATCAGGGTTTGTCCGGCGTAGAGCTTTACCACCACGAGCTTCTCAAGGGATTCACGCAACTCAAGGTCATGGAAAAAGACGCGCGCGGTCGACCTGTATCGGCGTTCTCCTCCATGATCAATGCGGACAGGGGAAGTAGCGACGTCGTCCTCACACTGGACGAAGTGATCCAGTTCACCGCCGAATATCATTTAAAGAAACAGGTCGAAGCCTACAAGGCGAAATCCGGCATCGCCGTGGTCATGGACCCGAACAGCGGGGAGATCCTGGCGCTGGCAAGCGCTCCGCAATTCAACCCCAATCAATATGGGTCCTATAAACCTGCGGCGTGGAGAAACAACATCGTCGGCAGTTCTTATGAGCCGGGATCGATTTTCAAACCGATCATCGCCGCCGCCGCTCTCGATCAGGGATTGGCGCGTCCGCAGGATATTTTCTTTTGCGAAAACGGTAGTTTCAAACTGGGTCGCACCCATATCGGAGAAGCCGCCAACCATAAATTCGGCTGGCTGACCCTGCGCGACATCATTTCGAAATCCAGCAATATCGGCTCCATCAAAATCGCTCAACAAGTCGGCGAACAAACTTTTTACGACTACATGAAAAAATTTGGCTTCGGCGAAAAATCCGGCATCGACCTTCCGGGTGAAGCGGGAGGTCAATTGAAAGAGCCGGAACGCTGGTCGAAACTGTCCCTCGCCTCGATTTCATTTGGCCAGGAAGTGGGCGTGACGCCGATTCAGATGATTTCCGCCCTGAGCAGCATCGCCAACGGCGGACGCCTCATGCAACCGCATGTCGCCAAAGCGGTCATGAAAAACGGTCAGAAGGTGAAAACCTTCCCCGCCCGTCCTGTGAAGCGCGTCATTTCAGAACGAGCCAGCAAACAGATGGTCGATATTCTGAAAACCGTCGTCAAAGAAGGCACCGGCGGCAACGCCGCTATTGACGGCTACGAGGTCGCAGGCAAAACCGGAACCGCGCAAAAATACAACCAACAGACAAAGTCCTATTCGCAAGACGACTACATCTCTTCGTTCATAGGCTTTGTGCCTGCGGATGCGCCGCGTCTGGCGATTCTCGTCATGATCGACGAGCCTCGCGGCAGTTACTGGGGAGGAACGGTAGCCGCTCCGGTTTTCAAGGACATCGCGGAGAAGGCCTTGCGCTACCTCAACGTTCCTTCAACAAAAGAAACAGTTTTCATTCTGGATCGCGCCTGA
- a CDS encoding UDP-N-acetylmuramoyl-L-alanyl-D-glutamate--2,6-diaminopimelate ligase, whose translation MNCATVIKPDYEPNVETCVEIMTEQFNIKNLVNGAGALQTLGDMNRSVASVEYDSRRVAPGSLFVAISGFRQDGARYIKDAIDKGCVAVVSEKEPLAVQAELGGNKDIALIQVQDARQALACISSNFYNNPSNRLALTGITGANGKTTTAYLMESILREEGKRAGVIGTINYRYADTIIPAPVTTPESLDLNRLLQEMTSRGVSHCVMEASSHALYLKRVWNLDFEVGIFTNLSRDHLDFHESMENYKSAKKLLFKANNVKKAVLNLDDPVGREIQQELNIETIGISLNGPADVTAEDIQRKDNATHFTLKTPWGSVAMQTALLGAHNLQNILSAASAALLQGISLETVARGIGKVENVPGRFEGVQEGQKFLVVVDYAHTDDALRNVLEAARQLTSKRLIVVFGCGGDRDRGKRPLMGSVALKLSDCAIITSDNPRSEDPESIINDIVEGMTIELKQTRRHEIIVDRKQAIQRAIELAEEGDLVLIAGKGHEDYQILKSGTIHFDDREIARNAIHRRLQND comes from the coding sequence ATGAACTGCGCAACCGTTATAAAACCTGACTATGAGCCTAACGTCGAAACCTGCGTTGAAATCATGACCGAACAATTCAACATCAAGAATCTGGTGAACGGAGCGGGAGCGTTGCAAACGCTTGGCGATATGAATCGATCCGTCGCGTCCGTTGAATACGATTCGCGTCGCGTCGCGCCGGGTTCCCTGTTCGTGGCGATCTCAGGCTTTCGCCAGGACGGCGCGCGTTATATCAAAGACGCTATCGATAAGGGATGCGTCGCTGTCGTATCCGAAAAAGAACCCCTCGCCGTTCAAGCGGAACTTGGCGGGAACAAAGATATCGCCCTGATTCAAGTACAAGACGCCAGACAGGCCCTGGCTTGCATCTCGTCTAATTTTTACAACAATCCTTCGAACCGGCTGGCCCTCACCGGCATCACCGGAGCGAACGGCAAGACTACAACCGCCTACCTGATGGAATCGATTCTGCGGGAGGAAGGGAAACGCGCCGGCGTCATCGGAACCATTAATTACCGATACGCCGACACGATCATTCCCGCTCCTGTCACCACCCCGGAGTCGTTGGACCTCAACCGCCTGTTACAAGAGATGACGAGCCGGGGCGTCTCACACTGCGTGATGGAAGCGTCTTCACACGCCCTGTACTTGAAGCGCGTCTGGAATCTGGATTTTGAAGTCGGCATTTTCACCAACCTGAGCCGCGACCATCTGGACTTTCATGAGTCGATGGAAAATTACAAATCCGCAAAGAAACTCCTGTTCAAGGCCAACAATGTAAAAAAAGCCGTGCTCAATCTCGACGATCCGGTCGGTCGGGAAATCCAACAGGAACTGAACATCGAAACGATAGGCATCAGTCTGAACGGCCCTGCAGATGTGACCGCCGAAGACATACAACGAAAAGACAACGCGACGCATTTCACGCTGAAAACTCCCTGGGGTTCGGTTGCGATGCAAACCGCCTTGCTCGGCGCGCACAATCTTCAAAATATTCTGTCCGCCGCGTCCGCCGCTCTGCTTCAGGGAATCTCCCTCGAAACCGTCGCGCGCGGCATTGGCAAGGTTGAAAACGTTCCCGGTCGTTTCGAAGGCGTTCAGGAAGGACAAAAATTTCTCGTGGTCGTCGACTACGCGCACACCGACGACGCCCTGCGCAACGTGCTGGAAGCCGCGCGACAGTTGACCTCAAAGCGTCTGATCGTGGTGTTCGGTTGCGGCGGCGACCGGGATCGCGGCAAACGACCGCTGATGGGTTCCGTCGCCCTGAAACTGAGCGATTGCGCCATCATCACCTCCGACAACCCGAGGAGCGAAGACCCCGAAAGCATCATCAACGATATCGTCGAGGGAATGACCATCGAACTGAAGCAAACGCGTCGACACGAGATCATTGTCGACCGAAAGCAGGCGATCCAGCGCGCAATTGAACTGGCAGAAGAAGGCGATCTGGTTTTGATCGCGGGCAAGGGGCATGAAGATTATCAAATTCTGAAAAGCGGAACGATTCACTTTGACGACCGTGAAATAGCCCGCAATGCGATCCATAGGAGGTTACAAAATGATTGA
- a CDS encoding UDP-N-acetylmuramoyl-tripeptide--D-alanyl-D-alanine ligase, with amino-acid sequence MIEGLASQLPELTDGKLAQGNPDASFRGVSIDSRTAEAGNLFFCIEGDRFDGHEFIQDAISKMVAGIVLSKDRLIPPLSTGPSGSENPFIILVDDTLLALQTLAQNRRQQSKATVVAITGTNGKSTTKEMLAAIAGAKFKTLKSRGNFNNHIGLPLTLMELADDHEVAILEMGMSASGEIKRLAEIARPNIGLITNVSEAHLEELKTIENVQAAKGELFEALSEQDTAVVNADDPLVADLAKRLRASSIVYSAKKQAEVWAENIRPRAPIGYDFTLNIAGTKLDLSLPFPGQCNIQNAVAAFAAASALGMQPEAMQEGFKTYQAPPQRQEMIEWNEILFINDSYNANPQSMREAIDTLKNFKIEGKRIFVMGEMLELADRSQSAHEQIGKDVAENKIDLFITSGEIPAMAAQAAIASGMDASQVIASANVAGAVELLKLLIAPGDCVLVKGSRGARMERVIEAFITKNGS; translated from the coding sequence ATGATTGAAGGACTCGCATCGCAACTGCCCGAACTGACCGACGGCAAACTGGCTCAGGGAAACCCGGACGCGAGCTTTCGCGGCGTTTCCATCGACTCCAGAACCGCAGAGGCGGGCAACCTGTTCTTTTGCATCGAAGGCGACCGCTTCGACGGTCATGAATTCATACAAGACGCAATTTCGAAAATGGTCGCTGGGATCGTCCTGTCGAAGGATCGATTAATCCCCCCTCTTTCGACAGGCCCCAGCGGCTCTGAAAATCCGTTCATCATTCTTGTCGACGACACCCTGCTCGCATTGCAAACGCTGGCGCAGAATCGCAGACAGCAAAGCAAGGCGACCGTGGTCGCCATCACCGGCACCAACGGAAAGTCGACCACCAAAGAAATGCTCGCCGCTATCGCCGGAGCAAAATTCAAAACGCTAAAGAGCCGCGGCAATTTCAACAACCATATCGGATTGCCCCTAACCCTCATGGAACTCGCAGACGATCATGAAGTCGCCATCCTTGAAATGGGAATGAGCGCGAGCGGAGAAATCAAACGACTGGCGGAAATCGCGCGGCCCAACATCGGTTTGATCACGAATGTTTCCGAAGCGCATCTCGAAGAATTGAAGACGATAGAAAACGTGCAGGCCGCCAAAGGCGAGCTGTTCGAAGCGCTGAGCGAGCAGGACACCGCCGTGGTCAATGCAGACGATCCACTCGTCGCCGATCTGGCGAAGCGCCTGCGCGCGTCCAGCATTGTATACAGCGCCAAGAAGCAAGCCGAGGTCTGGGCGGAGAACATTCGACCGCGAGCGCCTATTGGTTACGACTTCACCTTGAATATCGCCGGAACAAAACTCGACCTGAGCCTGCCCTTTCCCGGTCAGTGCAATATCCAGAACGCCGTCGCCGCATTCGCCGCCGCCAGCGCTTTGGGAATGCAACCGGAAGCAATGCAGGAAGGTTTCAAAACTTATCAGGCCCCGCCACAGAGACAGGAAATGATTGAGTGGAATGAAATCCTCTTCATCAATGACAGCTACAACGCCAATCCGCAATCCATGCGCGAGGCTATCGACACGCTGAAAAATTTCAAAATCGAAGGCAAGCGCATTTTCGTCATGGGAGAAATGCTGGAATTGGCGGATCGCTCCCAGAGCGCGCACGAACAAATCGGTAAAGACGTGGCGGAAAACAAGATCGACCTCTTCATCACCAGCGGGGAAATACCGGCGATGGCCGCTCAAGCCGCCATCGCGTCGGGTATGGACGCCAGCCAGGTGATCGCATCGGCCAATGTCGCCGGAGCGGTTGAACTGTTGAAACTCCTGATCGCCCCTGGAGATTGCGTATTAGTGAAAGGATCGCGCGGCGCTCGAATGGAGCGCGTTATCGAAGCATTTATAACCAAGAACGGTTCCTGA